A genomic window from Sceloporus undulatus isolate JIND9_A2432 ecotype Alabama chromosome 9, SceUnd_v1.1, whole genome shotgun sequence includes:
- the FBL gene encoding rRNA 2'-O-methyltransferase fibrillarin isoform X2 — MRPGFSPRGGRGDRGGGGGRGGFGDRGRGGFRGGRGGGFKSPGGGGGGGAFRGGRGGSRGRGGPRGGGRGGRGGFRGGKKVTVEPHRHEGVFICRGKEDALVTRNLVPGEAVYGEKRISVEDGEVKVEYRAWNPFRSKLAAAILGGIDQIHIKPGAKVLYLGAASGTTVSHVSDIVGPEGLVYAVEFSHRSGRDLINVAKKRTNIIPVIEDARHPHKYRMLIGMVDVIFADVAQPDQSRIVALNAHNFLKNGGHFVISIKANCIDSTAAPEAVFASEVKKMQQENMKPQEQLTLEPYERDHAVVVGIYRPPPKQKK; from the exons ATGAGGCCAG GTTTCAGCCCCCGAGGAGGACGAGGGGaccgcggaggaggaggagggcgcggAGGCTTCGGGGACCGAGGGCGAGGAGGCTTCCGAGGAGGTCGAG GAGGTGGATTTAAATctcctggtggtggtggtggaggaggtgctttcagaggaggcagaggaggaagtagaggaCGTGGCGGCCCACGAGGTGGTGgccgaggaggacgaggaggctTCAGAGGGGGCAAAAAGGTGACAGTGGAGCCCCACAGGCATGAAG GTGTCTTTATTTGCCGGGGAAAGGAGGATGCACTAGTCACAAGGAACCTGGTACCTGGCGAGGCTGTATATGGAGAAAAGAGGATTTCTGTGGAG gATGGTGAAGTAAAGGTGGAATACCGTGCTTGGAACCCTTTCCGTTCAAAACTGGCTGCTGCTATTCTTGGAGGCATTGATCAGATTCACATCAAACCAGGTGCTAAAGTGTTATACTTGGGAGCAGCATCAGGGACTACGGTGTCTCACGTCTCTGACATAGTTGGACCG GAAGGCCTTGTGTATGCTGTGGAGTTTTCCCACCGCTCAGGCCGTGACCTCATTAATGTGGCAAAGAAGCGGACCAACATTATCCCTGTAATTGAGGATGCACGGCACCCACACAAATACCGCATGTTGATTG GCATGGTGGATGTGATCTTTGCAGATGTGGCTCAGCCTGACCAATCACGTATTGTGGCTTTAAATGCACACAATTTCTTAAAAAATGGTGGCCACTTTGTCATCTCCATTAAG GCAAACTGCATTGACTCAACAGCAGCCCCCGAGGCAGTCTTTGCATCAGAGGTGAAAAAAATGCAGCAGGAGAACATGAAACCCCAAGAACAGTTAACTTTGGAGCCCTATGAGCGAGACCATGCTGTGGTGGTTGGCATTTACAG GCCACCACCgaaacagaagaaataa
- the FBL gene encoding rRNA 2'-O-methyltransferase fibrillarin isoform X1 — protein sequence MTLGSLCPLFAGFSPRGGRGDRGGGGGRGGFGDRGRGGFRGGRGGGFKSPGGGGGGGAFRGGRGGSRGRGGPRGGGRGGRGGFRGGKKVTVEPHRHEGVFICRGKEDALVTRNLVPGEAVYGEKRISVEDGEVKVEYRAWNPFRSKLAAAILGGIDQIHIKPGAKVLYLGAASGTTVSHVSDIVGPEGLVYAVEFSHRSGRDLINVAKKRTNIIPVIEDARHPHKYRMLIGMVDVIFADVAQPDQSRIVALNAHNFLKNGGHFVISIKANCIDSTAAPEAVFASEVKKMQQENMKPQEQLTLEPYERDHAVVVGIYRPPPKQKK from the exons ATGACTCTTGGCTCCCTTTGCCCTCTCTTTGCAGGTTTCAGCCCCCGAGGAGGACGAGGGGaccgcggaggaggaggagggcgcggAGGCTTCGGGGACCGAGGGCGAGGAGGCTTCCGAGGAGGTCGAG GAGGTGGATTTAAATctcctggtggtggtggtggaggaggtgctttcagaggaggcagaggaggaagtagaggaCGTGGCGGCCCACGAGGTGGTGgccgaggaggacgaggaggctTCAGAGGGGGCAAAAAGGTGACAGTGGAGCCCCACAGGCATGAAG GTGTCTTTATTTGCCGGGGAAAGGAGGATGCACTAGTCACAAGGAACCTGGTACCTGGCGAGGCTGTATATGGAGAAAAGAGGATTTCTGTGGAG gATGGTGAAGTAAAGGTGGAATACCGTGCTTGGAACCCTTTCCGTTCAAAACTGGCTGCTGCTATTCTTGGAGGCATTGATCAGATTCACATCAAACCAGGTGCTAAAGTGTTATACTTGGGAGCAGCATCAGGGACTACGGTGTCTCACGTCTCTGACATAGTTGGACCG GAAGGCCTTGTGTATGCTGTGGAGTTTTCCCACCGCTCAGGCCGTGACCTCATTAATGTGGCAAAGAAGCGGACCAACATTATCCCTGTAATTGAGGATGCACGGCACCCACACAAATACCGCATGTTGATTG GCATGGTGGATGTGATCTTTGCAGATGTGGCTCAGCCTGACCAATCACGTATTGTGGCTTTAAATGCACACAATTTCTTAAAAAATGGTGGCCACTTTGTCATCTCCATTAAG GCAAACTGCATTGACTCAACAGCAGCCCCCGAGGCAGTCTTTGCATCAGAGGTGAAAAAAATGCAGCAGGAGAACATGAAACCCCAAGAACAGTTAACTTTGGAGCCCTATGAGCGAGACCATGCTGTGGTGGTTGGCATTTACAG GCCACCACCgaaacagaagaaataa